DNA sequence from the Ruminococcus albus 7 = DSM 20455 genome:
TGTTTCTGCTGAGCCATACATCCGCATATCCCGATAACAAGATCTTTATTCTGTTCTTTCAGCTTTTTGAAATTGCCGATATTGCCAAACACTCTGTCCTCAGCGTTCTCTCGAACAGCACAGGTATTCAAAAGTATAAGCTGCGCTGTGTCTGTATCATCGGTGAAACCATACCCGATCTTATCAAGCATTCCCTTTAACTTTTCACCATCGCTGACATTCTGCTGACATCCGTAGGAATGTATGTAGGCCATCGGGGCATGACCATTATCATTGTGATATTTTTCAGCCCACTTTATAAGACCCTGAAAAGCATCCTCATTTCCGACAGCAGGAACATATTTTTCTGACATTTCTTTCCTCATTTCAAAATATTTATTATGACCGAATTATTCGGGAACTTCCGTATAAGCCGCAAACAAACGCATCAACACATAATGATCCATTGTGCAGCATACATTATAATTATATAACCTTTTACATGATTTGTCAACATAAAAAACGATTAATTGTTTATCTCTCATCATCAAACAACAAACTTCATTTATAACTATCACATATAGTCCATATCAATGATGCAAGGTATTCTGTACTTGAAAGATCATATCAGTATCGCTGTTATATTGACCATGTAAAAAAGCTCCCGCAATTGCAGGAGCTCAGATATCATTCAATGACCAGCTGACCCTCGCTGTCACAATAAACGTGTCTGCCGAGTATAGTCCTCAGCGCCTTGATATTTTCAATTTCAGTTGAAGCAAATTCAAGGTGACACTGCTTTGAGCCGTAATAAATATCGTACTCAAAATAATCCTGAACGTAAACACCAAATTTATTAAGTATATCCTCCAGGGGGTGCTGAGAGATATCACTTGCATCATCATGTTCTCCGTATTCAGGTTCCTGCTCAAAGGACAGGCTGGTAAAATACATACCTTCATACTCATATACACCAGCGGCAACACATTTGATACCGTCGGCGCAGTATTTTGAAGGATAGTAGTCAGCTATATTTTTCATTATTAGTCCTCCTCGGGATCAATATCAATTAAAGGCAGAACTGCTTTTTCAGCCTCATCAAAGCCTTCCTCACTTTTTGATGCGAATATCACAAGACTGCCGGAGCTGTCAGGCAGAAGAGCCATGTATGAATCTTCATTGATACGGTAGAACTCTGCACCCTGATATATTCCGCTGTCCGCACGTTCGATATGTTCAAATTTACTGCGGATATTTTCAGCCTGTTCTTCATCAGCTTCAAGATAATCTTCCGTCGCATATTCTAAGCCGCTTGTGACTGCACAAAGATAGCCTTCGGAGATAAGAAACTTTGAAAGACTATCTCCTGTGAGAAACCATTCACCATGGTCATAACTCTCATATACAGGAGGATCAGGCTTGTCCATATCCTCAAGTTTTATGCCCCAAAAGGATACGCTCTGATTTTCAGAAAAGAAAACATAGTATCCCTGCTCTTTGTACATACCGACTTTCTCTGCAGACATAAGATAATCACCTGCAGGATTAGAAGCAAGCACATCACAGCCCGCACACTGCCTGTAATAATCCTCCAGCGCAGCAGGAAGACTGCCGTATTCAGTTTTCAATGATGATATGTTTTTCTCGCTCCAGCCAAGTGGCTCATTTATATCAAAAAGCTCACGGAGTTCCCTGTAATCAAACATTATTCAGCATCATCAAGCAGCTGAACAGCCTTCATCAAGATAGCAACTTCAAGACGTTTCTTCTGTATCTGACATGAAAGCTTATGGGCAGTATGTATGTCACCCTGATAAATATAGTTATTGGCATTACAGCCGCCGCTGCAGTAGAATTTAGCCCAGCACTTTTTACATTCGGGCTTGGTATAGACATGAGCCTTAGCAAACTCGTCTTTCATTTCGAGATTGAAGCTACCATCATAAAGACTGCCCATTTTGTATTCATCAATACCTACAAATTGATGACAGGGATAGATATCACCGTCCGGAGTAATAGCGACATACTCATTTCCGCAGCCACATCCGCGGAGACGCTTGATAGCACAGGGACCCTGATCGAGATCTAACATAAAATGGAAGAAATTGATAAACTTTCCTTCTGATCTGATCTTTTTGATCTTTTCAGCAAGTACTTCATACTCCTTGAAAATGCGCGGAAGATCAGCCTCAGTTATAGCATAAGGTTCTTTTGCATCAGCCATAACAGGCTCAACGGATATCTGCTCAAATCCAAGATCATAAAGATGCATAACATCTTCGGAAAAATCGAGATTGTACTTGGTATAGGTACCTCGTACATACCAATCTCTGTCAGCAGGACGCTTATCGACCAGACGTTTGAAGTTCTTGGTTATAGTATCATAGCTGCCTGATCCATCAACACGTACCCTTACTCTGTCGTTGACCTCTTTTCTACCATCTATTGAAAGAACGACATTGTACATCTCCTTATTTATGAAATCAATCATCTCATCAGTAAGATGCATACCGTTAGTTGTAGTGGTAAATCTGAAGGTCTTACCTGTTTCCTTCTCACGTGAACGCGCATACTCGACTGTCTTCATAACCACGCCGAAATTCATGGACGGTTCACCGCCAAAAAAATCGACCTCAAGGAATTTTCTGTCAGCAGACTTTTCGATCAGAAAATCAATAGCACGTTTAGCAGTTTCAAAGTCCATCAGCTTTCTGCCGACACCAAAATCACCGGTAGAAGCAAAGCAGTACTTACATCTCAGATTGCAGTCATGAGAAATATGAAGACACATAGCTTTTACAGGAGATGCTACTGATGCAAGTGCATACTTTTCATAATCATCCTCTGAAAAAAGTATCTTGTCATTGTACAGCGAAACTATTTCCTCATAGCATTCTTTGATATCTTCTGCAGGATAGCTTCTGGAAAGCTTTGCTATAACTTCTGCGGGACATTCTTCTGCAAAAGGCGGCTCAACACTATCCAGTATATCATAAGTAAGATCATCTATGATATGGACACCGCCACTGTTTACATCAAGCAGGACATTGAATCCCGACAGCTTATATTTATGGATCATTTTCTTCCCTCACAAATCTTAAAAAATAACGGACGACCAAAGCCCAGCTCTACGGGTCAGCCAAGACCTAGTAGAGATGACCTGTGCTCGCCCGCTGTATCGGGAGCTTAAAAAGCTCCCCTCAAACGGTTCTTGTGGATCAAGCTTCTCTTTCGCACTTCTGGTTAGCAACTGTGCAGGAAGTCTTGCAAGCAGACTGACAAGAAGCCTGGCACTTGCCGCAGCCACCCTTAGCAGCAGTCTTCTTAAGGTTAGCCTTATTGATAGTCTTGATATGTTTCATAACATCATACCTCCATATACTGATTTAAAGATATTATATCATATTATGACATGAATTTTATGAATAGTTGTTTAACCATATATAAATATTTATAGATATAAATCAAAATATTAATTTACATCTCCTTTTTTGAGTTTACACCGACTGCTCCGCCAATCGAGGCAGCTAAAATAGTGATAACAAATTTTGTAAAAAATGAAATCTTTGAAGTAACACCTGCCATAATGCTGCCTGCTGTAAGTATTATAAGAAAAATAAGCAGACCTGTCAGTGCGCCTGAAATCAGACCGTTTCTTCTGCGTCTCTTCCCACCGGTATATCCTCCGAAATATGCTCCAATCATCAGTGTTCCAGTAGACATAGCTGATAAAGCGTCCTTGCCTGCATCTATCTTTGTAAGCATAAACGCAATTGCACAAAGTAAAAGCAGTATAATACCTGCAGCAGCAGTTAGTGCGACTATCTGCTCAGCAGCAATGCCTGAATTTCTTCTGTGACTTCTGTGCTTTCTCATTTAAGCAGACCTCCCAAAACTTCTTTGCTTATATAATATTCGGTCAGAAAAGCACATATTACAAAAACGGCACCGCTTGTTATACGGTGCCGAAAATTTATCAAACCTTATCCTTATCGGACTCTTCATCATCAGTTACGACCTTAGCGATAGCCCACTTCATGATGCGTATCTTACTTCTGTCGCCGCCGGTCTCAATAACAACGTTATCCTCTTTGACCTGGGTAACTATACCGATGATACCGCCGTTAGTGATGATCTCATCACCAACGTCTACGCTTTCTCTCATTTCCCTGTCCTGCTTCTCCTGCTTCTTCTGGGGTTTGAGGATGAAGAAATAGAAGAAAACCAGTATCAGCACCAGCGGTACAAAACTAAGAAGATATCCTCCGGTAGTAGCGCCTGTGCTGGCAGACATGACTGTG
Encoded proteins:
- the scfB gene encoding thioether cross-link-forming SCIFF peptide maturase — its product is MIHKYKLSGFNVLLDVNSGGVHIIDDLTYDILDSVEPPFAEECPAEVIAKLSRSYPAEDIKECYEEIVSLYNDKILFSEDDYEKYALASVASPVKAMCLHISHDCNLRCKYCFASTGDFGVGRKLMDFETAKRAIDFLIEKSADRKFLEVDFFGGEPSMNFGVVMKTVEYARSREKETGKTFRFTTTTNGMHLTDEMIDFINKEMYNVVLSIDGRKEVNDRVRVRVDGSGSYDTITKNFKRLVDKRPADRDWYVRGTYTKYNLDFSEDVMHLYDLGFEQISVEPVMADAKEPYAITEADLPRIFKEYEVLAEKIKKIRSEGKFINFFHFMLDLDQGPCAIKRLRGCGCGNEYVAITPDGDIYPCHQFVGIDEYKMGSLYDGSFNLEMKDEFAKAHVYTKPECKKCWAKFYCSGGCNANNYIYQGDIHTAHKLSCQIQKKRLEVAILMKAVQLLDDAE
- the scfA gene encoding six-cysteine ranthipeptide SCIFF; the protein is MKHIKTINKANLKKTAAKGGCGKCQASCQSACKTSCTVANQKCEREA
- a CDS encoding TIGR04086 family membrane protein; its protein translation is MRKHRSHRRNSGIAAEQIVALTAAAGIILLLLCAIAFMLTKIDAGKDALSAMSTGTLMIGAYFGGYTGGKRRRRNGLISGALTGLLIFLIILTAGSIMAGVTSKISFFTKFVITILAASIGGAVGVNSKKEM
- the yajC gene encoding preprotein translocase subunit YajC — translated: MNSAFITVMSASTGATTGGYLLSFVPLVLILVFFYFFILKPQKKQEKQDREMRESVDVGDEIITNGGIIGIVTQVKEDNVVIETGGDRSKIRIMKWAIAKVVTDDEESDKDKV